In a genomic window of Tachysurus vachellii isolate PV-2020 chromosome 13, HZAU_Pvac_v1, whole genome shotgun sequence:
- the dyrk4 gene encoding dual specificity tyrosine-phosphorylation-regulated kinase 4 isoform X1, with product MWEDETSSTCCGFEFLWSCWGGQNRRNRRVQPESGRPEAFPQRSQAESTRLGSNRNFSQKCGTGTGTLPQLDPPVKQVVVTNGKLLHQADGTLPNIVKQLVQNVQQSQEERERPRPQFPPRFGSSVDNISESLTRSIINKFEKIRTYEGQRLPMSPTAALKHFQSQLTEFEQEEIMDYTEIWYLGLDTKKIQGCQGSAQNSGFDDEHGSYLKVLHDHIAYRYEVLEVIGKGSFGQVLKCLDHKTNEMVAIKIIRNKKRFHQQALVELKILDALRRRDRDNCHNVIHMKEYFYFRNHLCISFELLGANLYELIKKNNFQGFSLALIRRFTHSLLKCLQMLRKEKIIHCDLKPENILLSQRGQGNIKVVDFGSSCYEQQRVYTYIQSRFYRSPEVILGHPYSMAIDMWSLGCILAELYTGYPLFPGESEVEQIACIMEVMGLPPNDFVQTASRKRLFFDSKGNPRNVTNSKGKKRRPNSKDLSSVLKTSDTLFLDFIRRCLEWDPVKRMTPDEGMQHEWIHEGRLNKLRPKTRPIRKSGESDANFEHSFRRTSSNRTADKSSSEDRLKRENSAKGGKRETAERLRPIGASAEEETNEGVGKNSKDSQDSKTESNPQVSSERKSDSGERSVEIAIQHQSHSASSTDSEDPEPHTLPPII from the exons AAGTGTGGCACAGGGACCGGGACTCTACCTCAACTCGACCCACCTGTTAAACAGGTGGTGGTGACTAATGGAAAACTCCTCCACCAAGCCGATGGCACTTTACCCAACATCGTCAAACAACTGGTGCAGAACGTCCAGCAGAGTCAG GAGGAGCGAGAGAGGCCACGGCCACAGTTCCCACCGCGTTTCGGTTCCTCTGTGGACAACATCTCAGAGTCTCTTACCAGAAGCATCATCAACAAATTTGAGAAGATCAGGACTTATGAGGGACAGCGGCTGCCCATGTCACCAACAG CTGCGCTGAAGCACTTTCAGAGCCAGCTCACAGAGTTCGAGCAGGAGGAGATTATGGACTACACTGAGATCTGGTATCTGGGCCTAGACACCAAGAAGATCCAGGGCTGCCAGGGATCTGCACAGAATTCAGGCTTTGATGATGAGCATGGCAGCTACCTGAAG GTCCTTCACGACCATATAGCCTACCGCTATGAAGTCCTGGAGGTGATTGGGAAGGGATCTTTTGGGCAGGTCCTTAAATGTCTGGATCATAAGACCAATGAGATGGTGGCCATCAAGATCATTCGCAACAAGAaaag ATTCCACCAACAGGCTCTGGTCGAGCTGAAGATTTTGGACGCACTGCGGCGGAGGGACCGAGACAACTGCCACAATGTCATCCACATGAAGGAGTATTTTTATTTCCGCAACCACCTCTGCATCTCCTTCGAGCTCCTAGG CGCAAACCTGTATGAACTGATCAAAAAGAACAACTTCCAGGGCTTCAGTCTGGCTCTGATCCGACGCTTCACACACTCTTTGCTCAAGTGTCTGCAGATGCTGCGCAAAGAGAAGATCATCCACTGCGACCTCAAACCG GAGAACATTTTGCTCTCCCAGCGAGGACAGGGAAATATCAAGGTGGTTGATTTTGGCTCAAGCTGTTACGAGCAACAGAGAG TATACACTTATATCCAGAGCCGTTTCTACCGCTCTCCGGAGGTGATCCTGGGTCACCCGTACAGCATGGCCATCGACATGTGGAGCCTAGGCTGCATCCTGGCCGAGCTTTACACGGGTTACCCGCTTTTCCCCGGGGAGAGCGAAGTCGAGCAGATCGCCTGCATCATGGAG GTGATGGGTTTGCCTCCAAACGACTTTGTGCAGACTGCATCTAGAAAAAGGTTATTTTTTG ATTCAAAAGGAAATCCACGAAATGTCACGAACAGCAAGGGGAAAAAACGCAGACCCAACTCCAAGGATCTTTCCAGTGTACTGAAGACCAGCGATACTCTGTTTTTAGACTTTATCAGGCGCTGCCTCGA GTGGGACCCTGTGAAGCGCATGACTCCGGATGAGGGCATGCAGCACGAGTGGATCCACGAGGGACGGCTTAACAAGCTCCGCCCTAAAACGCGACCGATCAGGAAATCTGGAGAAAGTGACGCTAACTTTGAGCACAGCTTCCGCAGGACAAGCTCAAACAGGACTG cagaTAAGTCGAGCTCAGAGGACAGACTGAAGAGAGAAAACTCAGCCAAAGgagggaaaagagagacagCAGAGCGCCTGAGACCGATCGGCGCTTCTGCGGAGGAGGAAACCAACGAAGGAGTCGGGAAGAACAGCAAAGACAGCCAagacagcaagacagagagCAATCCACAGGTCAGCTCAGAGAGGAAATCAGACAGCGGTGAGCGCTCTGTCGAAATCGCCATCCAACATCAGTCTCATTCGGCTTCAAGCACAGACTCAGAGGATCCAGAGCCTCACACTCTACCGCCCATCATTTAA
- the dyrk4 gene encoding dual specificity tyrosine-phosphorylation-regulated kinase 4 isoform X2: MFPEINNNNNKSGRPEAFPQRSQAESTRLGSNRNFSQKCGTGTGTLPQLDPPVKQVVVTNGKLLHQADGTLPNIVKQLVQNVQQSQEERERPRPQFPPRFGSSVDNISESLTRSIINKFEKIRTYEGQRLPMSPTAALKHFQSQLTEFEQEEIMDYTEIWYLGLDTKKIQGCQGSAQNSGFDDEHGSYLKVLHDHIAYRYEVLEVIGKGSFGQVLKCLDHKTNEMVAIKIIRNKKRFHQQALVELKILDALRRRDRDNCHNVIHMKEYFYFRNHLCISFELLGANLYELIKKNNFQGFSLALIRRFTHSLLKCLQMLRKEKIIHCDLKPENILLSQRGQGNIKVVDFGSSCYEQQRVYTYIQSRFYRSPEVILGHPYSMAIDMWSLGCILAELYTGYPLFPGESEVEQIACIMEVMGLPPNDFVQTASRKRLFFDSKGNPRNVTNSKGKKRRPNSKDLSSVLKTSDTLFLDFIRRCLEWDPVKRMTPDEGMQHEWIHEGRLNKLRPKTRPIRKSGESDANFEHSFRRTSSNRTADKSSSEDRLKRENSAKGGKRETAERLRPIGASAEEETNEGVGKNSKDSQDSKTESNPQVSSERKSDSGERSVEIAIQHQSHSASSTDSEDPEPHTLPPII, encoded by the exons AAGTGTGGCACAGGGACCGGGACTCTACCTCAACTCGACCCACCTGTTAAACAGGTGGTGGTGACTAATGGAAAACTCCTCCACCAAGCCGATGGCACTTTACCCAACATCGTCAAACAACTGGTGCAGAACGTCCAGCAGAGTCAG GAGGAGCGAGAGAGGCCACGGCCACAGTTCCCACCGCGTTTCGGTTCCTCTGTGGACAACATCTCAGAGTCTCTTACCAGAAGCATCATCAACAAATTTGAGAAGATCAGGACTTATGAGGGACAGCGGCTGCCCATGTCACCAACAG CTGCGCTGAAGCACTTTCAGAGCCAGCTCACAGAGTTCGAGCAGGAGGAGATTATGGACTACACTGAGATCTGGTATCTGGGCCTAGACACCAAGAAGATCCAGGGCTGCCAGGGATCTGCACAGAATTCAGGCTTTGATGATGAGCATGGCAGCTACCTGAAG GTCCTTCACGACCATATAGCCTACCGCTATGAAGTCCTGGAGGTGATTGGGAAGGGATCTTTTGGGCAGGTCCTTAAATGTCTGGATCATAAGACCAATGAGATGGTGGCCATCAAGATCATTCGCAACAAGAaaag ATTCCACCAACAGGCTCTGGTCGAGCTGAAGATTTTGGACGCACTGCGGCGGAGGGACCGAGACAACTGCCACAATGTCATCCACATGAAGGAGTATTTTTATTTCCGCAACCACCTCTGCATCTCCTTCGAGCTCCTAGG CGCAAACCTGTATGAACTGATCAAAAAGAACAACTTCCAGGGCTTCAGTCTGGCTCTGATCCGACGCTTCACACACTCTTTGCTCAAGTGTCTGCAGATGCTGCGCAAAGAGAAGATCATCCACTGCGACCTCAAACCG GAGAACATTTTGCTCTCCCAGCGAGGACAGGGAAATATCAAGGTGGTTGATTTTGGCTCAAGCTGTTACGAGCAACAGAGAG TATACACTTATATCCAGAGCCGTTTCTACCGCTCTCCGGAGGTGATCCTGGGTCACCCGTACAGCATGGCCATCGACATGTGGAGCCTAGGCTGCATCCTGGCCGAGCTTTACACGGGTTACCCGCTTTTCCCCGGGGAGAGCGAAGTCGAGCAGATCGCCTGCATCATGGAG GTGATGGGTTTGCCTCCAAACGACTTTGTGCAGACTGCATCTAGAAAAAGGTTATTTTTTG ATTCAAAAGGAAATCCACGAAATGTCACGAACAGCAAGGGGAAAAAACGCAGACCCAACTCCAAGGATCTTTCCAGTGTACTGAAGACCAGCGATACTCTGTTTTTAGACTTTATCAGGCGCTGCCTCGA GTGGGACCCTGTGAAGCGCATGACTCCGGATGAGGGCATGCAGCACGAGTGGATCCACGAGGGACGGCTTAACAAGCTCCGCCCTAAAACGCGACCGATCAGGAAATCTGGAGAAAGTGACGCTAACTTTGAGCACAGCTTCCGCAGGACAAGCTCAAACAGGACTG cagaTAAGTCGAGCTCAGAGGACAGACTGAAGAGAGAAAACTCAGCCAAAGgagggaaaagagagacagCAGAGCGCCTGAGACCGATCGGCGCTTCTGCGGAGGAGGAAACCAACGAAGGAGTCGGGAAGAACAGCAAAGACAGCCAagacagcaagacagagagCAATCCACAGGTCAGCTCAGAGAGGAAATCAGACAGCGGTGAGCGCTCTGTCGAAATCGCCATCCAACATCAGTCTCATTCGGCTTCAAGCACAGACTCAGAGGATCCAGAGCCTCACACTCTACCGCCCATCATTTAA
- the dyrk4 gene encoding dual specificity tyrosine-phosphorylation-regulated kinase 4 isoform X3, which yields MGPWVDSDGKEGKKSRQESGRPEAFPQRSQAESTRLGSNRNFSQEERERPRPQFPPRFGSSVDNISESLTRSIINKFEKIRTYEGQRLPMSPTAALKHFQSQLTEFEQEEIMDYTEIWYLGLDTKKIQGCQGSAQNSGFDDEHGSYLKVLHDHIAYRYEVLEVIGKGSFGQVLKCLDHKTNEMVAIKIIRNKKRFHQQALVELKILDALRRRDRDNCHNVIHMKEYFYFRNHLCISFELLGANLYELIKKNNFQGFSLALIRRFTHSLLKCLQMLRKEKIIHCDLKPENILLSQRGQGNIKVVDFGSSCYEQQRVYTYIQSRFYRSPEVILGHPYSMAIDMWSLGCILAELYTGYPLFPGESEVEQIACIMEVMGLPPNDFVQTASRKRLFFDSKGNPRNVTNSKGKKRRPNSKDLSSVLKTSDTLFLDFIRRCLEWDPVKRMTPDEGMQHEWIHEGRLNKLRPKTRPIRKSGESDANFEHSFRRTSSNRTADKSSSEDRLKRENSAKGGKRETAERLRPIGASAEEETNEGVGKNSKDSQDSKTESNPQVSSERKSDSGERSVEIAIQHQSHSASSTDSEDPEPHTLPPII from the exons GAGGAGCGAGAGAGGCCACGGCCACAGTTCCCACCGCGTTTCGGTTCCTCTGTGGACAACATCTCAGAGTCTCTTACCAGAAGCATCATCAACAAATTTGAGAAGATCAGGACTTATGAGGGACAGCGGCTGCCCATGTCACCAACAG CTGCGCTGAAGCACTTTCAGAGCCAGCTCACAGAGTTCGAGCAGGAGGAGATTATGGACTACACTGAGATCTGGTATCTGGGCCTAGACACCAAGAAGATCCAGGGCTGCCAGGGATCTGCACAGAATTCAGGCTTTGATGATGAGCATGGCAGCTACCTGAAG GTCCTTCACGACCATATAGCCTACCGCTATGAAGTCCTGGAGGTGATTGGGAAGGGATCTTTTGGGCAGGTCCTTAAATGTCTGGATCATAAGACCAATGAGATGGTGGCCATCAAGATCATTCGCAACAAGAaaag ATTCCACCAACAGGCTCTGGTCGAGCTGAAGATTTTGGACGCACTGCGGCGGAGGGACCGAGACAACTGCCACAATGTCATCCACATGAAGGAGTATTTTTATTTCCGCAACCACCTCTGCATCTCCTTCGAGCTCCTAGG CGCAAACCTGTATGAACTGATCAAAAAGAACAACTTCCAGGGCTTCAGTCTGGCTCTGATCCGACGCTTCACACACTCTTTGCTCAAGTGTCTGCAGATGCTGCGCAAAGAGAAGATCATCCACTGCGACCTCAAACCG GAGAACATTTTGCTCTCCCAGCGAGGACAGGGAAATATCAAGGTGGTTGATTTTGGCTCAAGCTGTTACGAGCAACAGAGAG TATACACTTATATCCAGAGCCGTTTCTACCGCTCTCCGGAGGTGATCCTGGGTCACCCGTACAGCATGGCCATCGACATGTGGAGCCTAGGCTGCATCCTGGCCGAGCTTTACACGGGTTACCCGCTTTTCCCCGGGGAGAGCGAAGTCGAGCAGATCGCCTGCATCATGGAG GTGATGGGTTTGCCTCCAAACGACTTTGTGCAGACTGCATCTAGAAAAAGGTTATTTTTTG ATTCAAAAGGAAATCCACGAAATGTCACGAACAGCAAGGGGAAAAAACGCAGACCCAACTCCAAGGATCTTTCCAGTGTACTGAAGACCAGCGATACTCTGTTTTTAGACTTTATCAGGCGCTGCCTCGA GTGGGACCCTGTGAAGCGCATGACTCCGGATGAGGGCATGCAGCACGAGTGGATCCACGAGGGACGGCTTAACAAGCTCCGCCCTAAAACGCGACCGATCAGGAAATCTGGAGAAAGTGACGCTAACTTTGAGCACAGCTTCCGCAGGACAAGCTCAAACAGGACTG cagaTAAGTCGAGCTCAGAGGACAGACTGAAGAGAGAAAACTCAGCCAAAGgagggaaaagagagacagCAGAGCGCCTGAGACCGATCGGCGCTTCTGCGGAGGAGGAAACCAACGAAGGAGTCGGGAAGAACAGCAAAGACAGCCAagacagcaagacagagagCAATCCACAGGTCAGCTCAGAGAGGAAATCAGACAGCGGTGAGCGCTCTGTCGAAATCGCCATCCAACATCAGTCTCATTCGGCTTCAAGCACAGACTCAGAGGATCCAGAGCCTCACACTCTACCGCCCATCATTTAA